The genomic segment AACGGTGCCGGCCGCTGGCCGGCATCCGCACTGATTCAATCATTCGGGCGCTGCCGGCCAGCGGCCGCCACTACCGTCACGCGTCGGCATGGGCCTCGACCACTTCGGCCTTCACCTTCTTCGGTTCCAGCAGCATTTCCAGCGCCTTGCCGACCGCGGCGAAGGCGAACGCGCCGGTGATGTGCGTCGCGGCGCCCAGGCCTGCGCCGCAGTCCAGCTTCAGTGCCGCATCGGCGCCCAGGTTCGGGCGGATGCCGCACACGCTGCCATCGGCCTGCGGGTACTTCACGTTTTCCAATGAATACACCGCCGGCACGCCGAAGTAGCGCTTTGCATTCTTCGGGAAATTGAATTCGCTGCGCAGCTTCTTGCGGATCAGCGCCAGCATCGCATCGTGCTCGGTGCGCGAAACATCACGGATGCGCACCAGGGTCGGATCGGTGCGGCCGCCGGCAGCGCCCACCGTCAGCAGCGGCAGCTTGCGGCGGCGGCACCAGGCGATGGTTTCGACCTTGACCCGGAAGCTGTCGCAGGCGTCGATCACCAGATCGAAACCACGATCCAGCAGTTCGGCCATGTTGGAGACGGTCAGGAAGGCCTGCACGGCCTCGGCTTCGATGTCCGGATTGATCGCGCGGCAGCGCTCGGCCATCGCCTCGGCCTTGTTGCGGCCATAGTTGCCTTCCATCGCCGGCAGCTGCCGGTTGGTGTTGGACACGCAGATGTCATCGGCGTCGATCAGGGTCAGGTGGCCGATCGCCGAACGGGCCAGCGCCTCCACCACCCATGAGCCGACACCGCCCATGCCCACCACCGCCACGCGGCTGCCCTGCAGGCGCTCGAGCGCACCCACGCCATACAGCCGTTCGATGCCGGCGAAGCGTTGTTTGACCTGTTCGTTCATCGGGCTATTTTAACGTGCAGGTGCCGGCGCCTGCAGCGCGCCGGCATCGAACCCACCGTTGCACGCCCGGAGAGCCCGCCATGAACGCCAGCCCGCCCCGTCGCCTGAGCACCGCCCATCGCTACCTGTTCGTACTGTGCCTGGGCCTGCTGATCGGCCTGATCGCAACGGTGATGGTCGGACGCGCCCTGCAGGCCCGCCGCGACCCGTTCCCGAACAGCCTGATGCAGGTCATGCAGCGGCAGTCGCAGCTGCTGCAGCAGGCCCAGCAGCAGAACCGCTGCAGCCTGGCCGACAGCGTGCCGCGGCTGCAGGCCATTCGCCTGCTGTCCAACGATCTGGACCTGGCTTTTCCCGGGCTGAAGGACAGTGCGCAGTTCCAGCAGCACGCCAGCCGGCTGCGCGGCAATCTCAACGCGGCGCTGGCTGCGCCGGCCAGCGACTGCACGGCCCTGGCCCGGGTGGTGGATACGCTGCAGGCCGATTGCCGCGCCTGCCACCAGGACTTCCGCTGAGCGCATTCATCCTGCAGCCGGGCAATGCACGCGCGGTTGGCGCCTTGTTCACGTTCGAAAGGGGACGATTCGTCCACCCTGCTGCATGACGCAGTACCACCCAACGCACCCGCCTTCACGGCCAGGAGACGCCCCATGAAGATCCAGCTCATCGCCGCCAGCGCCATCGCTACCCTCGCCCTGGCTGGCTGTGCCACCTCGCCCGGCTACGGCGGCGGTGGTTACAACAATGGCTACAACAATGGCGGCTATGGCAACAACGGCGGCTACAACCAGGGCCGCTGCGCCGACTGCGGCATCGTCACCCGCATCAACACCGTGCAGTCCGGCCGCACCGCGCCCAGCGCCACCGGCGCGATCCTCGGCGGCATCGTCGGTGCCGTGGCCGGCCACGAAATCTCCGACCACACCGGTGGCAGCCGCGGCAACAAGAACATCGCGGCTGCCGCAGGCGCAGTGGGTGGCGCGCTGGCCGGCAACCAGATCCAGAAGAACGTCACCAGCGACACCTACGACATCAGCGTGCGCATGGACGATGGCCGCACTATCGTGGTCAACCAGCGTGACCTCGGCGGCATCCGCGAGAACACCTACGTGCGCGTGGTCAACGGCAAGGTCATCCTGCGCTGACCTGCCCCGGGCCGATGGCAAGGAAAAAGGCCCGCTTGCGCGGGCCTTTTTCATGTGACGTTGTACAGCGCGATCAGGTCGGCTGCACGGCGTCGGCCTGCAGGCCCTTCTGGCCCTGCACGACGGTGAAGGTGACCTTCTGGCCTTCCTTCAGGCTCTTGAAGCCCTGGGTCTGGATGGCGCGGAAGTGCACGAACACGTCTTCGCCGTTTTCACGGCTGATGAAGCCGAAGCCCTTTGCATCGTTGAACCACTTGACGGTACCGGTCTCGCGATCAGACATCTCACTAACTCCCTGGTGACTCTCTCTTGTTGTTGGAAACGCCTGTTGGGCGGCTGACAAGCAAGGGGGAAGCGAGGTGCATCGATGCAGCGGATCGGGAAGATCTTGCTTCATCAGGCCACGATCCACGGTGACCTTGCCAAGCTCAGCGACTGCAACTTAACCCGCCCAAAACGAAAAAGCAACTGGCAAAATCTTTCACTGTCAACCCCAAATCGACCACCATACGGGACAGCATGGGACTCTCATTCATCTTATATCTGCTAGCGGTCATTTTTGTCCTTGTCGGCATCGCCGGAATCATCCTTCCAGCCCTTCCCGGCATCCCGCTGGTGTTCATCGGACTGCTGCTGGCGGCCTGGGCTGATGGCTTCGTCCATGTCGGCTGGCCGACCCTGGTCGTACTGGGCGTGCTGACCCTGCTCTCGCTGCTGGTGGACGTGCTGGCCACCGTGGTCGGTGCGCAGCGGGTCGGGGCCAGCCGAAAGGCGCTCTGGGGCACTTTCGTCGGCAGCATCGTCGGCCTGTTCTTCATGCCCATCGGCCTGTTCGCCGGGCCGCTGGTCGGTGCCCTGCTTGGCGAGTACTGGCACACCCGCGAGCTGGGACGCTCGACCAGAGTCGGCCTCGCCACCTGGCTCGGCATCCTGCTCGGCCTGGCGCTGAAGCTGGCGGTGGTGATCGCCATGCTGGGCCTGTTCGCCTTCGCCTGGTTCCTGTGACGGCGCTGCCTTCACGCCCTGCGCACGCGGTGGCCGTGCATAAATCGTTGGGGCTGGCCGCGATCCGGTGCAGCCGCCACACTGTGCGATCCCCGTATTCACCGAAGGGCCTGTTGGAATGACCCTCCCCCCGCTGCTTCCCCGCCTTGCGCCGCTGGCGCTGGCCCTGGCCAGTGCACCGCTGGCGGCGCAGGAGTTCGTGCCCAGCACCGACACCTCGCCCGCTGCCTGCGCGGCCATCACCACCGATGCGGCCCGCCTGGCCTGCTATGACCGCCTGTTCGCGCATACCCCGCAGGCCACCGCGGCTGCCGATGCTGCCGCAGAGGCCGCCGCGCAGGCGCGCCGCGAAGAGCGGCAGACCGCGCGGGTGAGCCAGGGCGAGGAGAAACTGCGCGAACGCGTGAGCGACCTGTTCCGCCCGGCGGCAGCGGACAGTGCGCTGGCCAACGCCGGCCGCGGCTCGCTGCTGGACAGCCGCTGGGAGCTGGCCGAAGACTCCAAGCTCGGCCCGTTCCAGCTGCGGGCCTACAAGCCGGTGTACCTGCTGCCCGCGTTCTGGACCAGCGACCGCAACACCACGCCGCATTCGCCGAACCCGGCCAACACGGTCACCACGCCGCAGGTGCTGGACAGTGCCGAACTGAAGTTCCAGATCAGCTTCAAGACCAAGGTTGCCGAGAACCTGTTCGGCGACAACGGCGACATCTGGGCCGGCTATACCCAGAGCTCGCGCTGGCAGGCGTACAACGGCGAGGATTCGCGCCCGTTCCGCGAAACCAACTACGAACCCGAAGTGATGATGGTGTTCCGCAACGGCTATTCGATCGGTGGCTGGCGCGGGCGCATGACCGGCATCGCGCTGAACCACCAGTCCAACGGCCGCGCCGATCCGCTGTCACGCAGCTGGAACCGGGTGATGCTGAACATCGGCCTGGACCGCGAGAACTGGGCACTGGTGCTGCGCCCGTGGTACCGCATTCCGGAGACCCGCAGCGACGACAACAACCCGGACATCGAGGACTACATGGGCCGCGGCGACGCGACCCTGATCTGGAACCGCAACGGCCACGAGGTCGCGCTGATGGCGCGCCATTCGCTGCGCACCGGCAGCCGCTCGCATGGCGCGCTGCAGCTGGATTACGGCTTCCCGATCAGCAACCTGCTGCGCGGTCATGTGCAGATCTTCGATGGCTACGGCGAAAGCCTGATCGACTACAACCACAAGGCCACCTATGTCGGCGTGGGCGTGTCCCTGCTGGAGTGGTTCTGATGGACGTGACGATCTGGCACAACCCGGCCTGCAGTAATTCACGCGGCGCATTGAAGCTGATCCGCGATGCCGGCTTCGACCCGGTGGTGGTCGAGTACCTGGGCAATCCGCCCGATGTGGCCGCGCTGCGCGAGGTGCTGGCCGATTCCGGATTGAGCGCGCGTGAACTGGTGCGCAGCAAGGAAGCGCAGTTCGCCGAACTCGGCCTGGAACAAGCCGACGATGCCACCCTGCTCGCTGCAATGGCCGAGCACCCGCGGTTGATCAACCGGCCGGTGGTGCGCACGCCCAAGGGCACGCGGCTGTGCCGCCCTCCGGAAACGGTGCTGCAGATCCTGTAACCCGAAAAAGGGGACGGAGGGAATTAAGTCGTTTGTGCACAAGCGACTTAATTCCCTCCGTCCCCTTTTTCGGTTACAGCCAGTCGGTGATGCCTTCGCGGCGATAGACTTCGGCGAACGCCGGACGCGTCTTCATCGAGGTGGCGTGCGCCTTGAGCGTCGGCCAGGTGTCACTGGGCGTGGGCATGTTGCGCGACCAGCGCATCAGCATCACCAGCATGTAGTCGACCACGCAAGGCGTTGCCCCCAACAGATAGGGACCGTGCCCCTGCAGGTGCGTGGCCACCTGCTGCCAGGCCGCTTCCAGGCGCAGCCGTGCCATCTCGCGGCTGGCCCGCACATGGGCCTCGCCGGCCACTTCGTGCGGATAGAACCAGGCCCGATAGGCCGGCTGCAGCGTATTGGCGCACCAGAACATCCAGCGGTAGGCGTCGCCGCGCTGGGGCGTACCCACCGCAGGCAGCAGGCCGGCGTCCGGATGGCGGTCAGCCAGGTACAGCGCGATCGCCGCCGCCTCGGTCAGTATCAGGCCATCAATCATCAGCGTCGGCACCACACCGGCCGGATTCAGCGCCAGGTAGTCCGCCGCCTTGTGCTCGCGCGCGTCGAAATCCAGCAGCACCAGTTCGTGCTCGATGCCCAGCTCGATCAACAGCCAGTGCACGACCAGCGCGGCGGTACTGGTCGAACCATACAGCGTGGTGCCCATGCGGCGGATCCTGTGCGGTTGGATCGGCCGATTATGCGCCCCTGCGCGGGCCGTTGCTCAGCCGCAGCTGCTCATGCAGGTATCCCGCTGTTCACCACAGGACATCATCGGCGCGCGCATCGTACAGTCGTGCGCCTTCAGCTCGCAGGCACGGCGCAGTTCAGGGTTGGCGACGTCCTTGCAGCGCTTGTCCGGCGCGGGTACCACCTGCTGTTCGCAGCTGAACGCACTGTTGCCGGTCCTGTCCTGCGCCATGCAACTGCGATAGCTGGCCTGGCACTGCATGCGGCACTGCGCGGAGGCGGAGAAATCCGCACCTTCATAGGATGGCGCTGTGCTGCAGCCGGCCAGGACCAGCAGGAACACAGCCGCTACGGATCGATGCAGGCGCATGGGCACATCCAGTGCAGGGGCAGGCCGACCCTGGCAGACCACGGTTGCTCGTGCAGGCATCGATGCGCGCCCCGCTCAGTACACGGGAACACCGGTGTCGGTGCGGACTTCATTCACGGTGCCGCCACAGGAGAGCAGGCACTGGGCGTACGGAGCATTGCATGAAGGAAGTGCCGGGGAACCGCAGTAGTTGCCGGCACCGTTGCCCCCTTCGCAGTTGTGCCGCTGCTTGTCGTCGGCGATACCACTGCAACGGCTGATGACCCGGCTCTTCTCGCTTTCGCAGCTCCGCTGGTCCGACTCGGCACGGGCGCGGTTGTGGAAGTCGCACGTTGCCTTCTGGCTCTCGCAGACCGACGCGCAGATCCTCCCAGCTTCATGGGTTGGCGGCTCGACGAAGTAACGCGGACCACAGGCACTGCACGCCAGCGCAGCGATCAGCAAGACGAAAACACGCGAACACTGCAGCACGATGGACTCCCTTCCAATGCATCAGACAGCACGTTAACAGAGCAGGCCATCCACGGGCAGGCTGCATGCAACAACGGCGCCACAAGGGCGCCGTTGTCCAGACTGGAACGGGAGGCTTACTCCACCACCACCGGAATCTTGCCGATGCGGGCCTGCCACTCGCGCGGGCCGGTCTTGTGCACCGACTCGCCGG from the Stenotrophomonas maltophilia genome contains:
- a CDS encoding tRNA threonylcarbamoyladenosine dehydratase; amino-acid sequence: MNEQVKQRFAGIERLYGVGALERLQGSRVAVVGMGGVGSWVVEALARSAIGHLTLIDADDICVSNTNRQLPAMEGNYGRNKAEAMAERCRAINPDIEAEAVQAFLTVSNMAELLDRGFDLVIDACDSFRVKVETIAWCRRRKLPLLTVGAAGGRTDPTLVRIRDVSRTEHDAMLALIRKKLRSEFNFPKNAKRYFGVPAVYSLENVKYPQADGSVCGIRPNLGADAALKLDCGAGLGAATHITGAFAFAAVGKALEMLLEPKKVKAEVVEAHADA
- a CDS encoding cytochrome c; its protein translation is MNASPPRRLSTAHRYLFVLCLGLLIGLIATVMVGRALQARRDPFPNSLMQVMQRQSQLLQQAQQQNRCSLADSVPRLQAIRLLSNDLDLAFPGLKDSAQFQQHASRLRGNLNAALAAPASDCTALARVVDTLQADCRACHQDFR
- a CDS encoding glycine zipper 2TM domain-containing protein, with product MKIQLIAASAIATLALAGCATSPGYGGGGYNNGYNNGGYGNNGGYNQGRCADCGIVTRINTVQSGRTAPSATGAILGGIVGAVAGHEISDHTGGSRGNKNIAAAAGAVGGALAGNQIQKNVTSDTYDISVRMDDGRTIVVNQRDLGGIRENTYVRVVNGKVILR
- a CDS encoding cold-shock protein, translating into MSDRETGTVKWFNDAKGFGFISRENGEDVFVHFRAIQTQGFKSLKEGQKVTFTVVQGQKGLQADAVQPT
- a CDS encoding DUF456 domain-containing protein, translated to MGLSFILYLLAVIFVLVGIAGIILPALPGIPLVFIGLLLAAWADGFVHVGWPTLVVLGVLTLLSLLVDVLATVVGAQRVGASRKALWGTFVGSIVGLFFMPIGLFAGPLVGALLGEYWHTRELGRSTRVGLATWLGILLGLALKLAVVIAMLGLFAFAWFL
- a CDS encoding phospholipase A — translated: MTLPPLLPRLAPLALALASAPLAAQEFVPSTDTSPAACAAITTDAARLACYDRLFAHTPQATAAADAAAEAAAQARREERQTARVSQGEEKLRERVSDLFRPAAADSALANAGRGSLLDSRWELAEDSKLGPFQLRAYKPVYLLPAFWTSDRNTTPHSPNPANTVTTPQVLDSAELKFQISFKTKVAENLFGDNGDIWAGYTQSSRWQAYNGEDSRPFRETNYEPEVMMVFRNGYSIGGWRGRMTGIALNHQSNGRADPLSRSWNRVMLNIGLDRENWALVLRPWYRIPETRSDDNNPDIEDYMGRGDATLIWNRNGHEVALMARHSLRTGSRSHGALQLDYGFPISNLLRGHVQIFDGYGESLIDYNHKATYVGVGVSLLEWF
- the arsC gene encoding arsenate reductase (glutaredoxin) (This arsenate reductase requires both glutathione and glutaredoxin to convert arsenate to arsenite, after which the efflux transporter formed by ArsA and ArsB can extrude the arsenite from the cell, providing resistance.) — encoded protein: MDVTIWHNPACSNSRGALKLIRDAGFDPVVVEYLGNPPDVAALREVLADSGLSARELVRSKEAQFAELGLEQADDATLLAAMAEHPRLINRPVVRTPKGTRLCRPPETVLQIL
- a CDS encoding glutathione S-transferase family protein, translating into MGTTLYGSTSTAALVVHWLLIELGIEHELVLLDFDAREHKAADYLALNPAGVVPTLMIDGLILTEAAAIALYLADRHPDAGLLPAVGTPQRGDAYRWMFWCANTLQPAYRAWFYPHEVAGEAHVRASREMARLRLEAAWQQVATHLQGHGPYLLGATPCVVDYMLVMLMRWSRNMPTPSDTWPTLKAHATSMKTRPAFAEVYRREGITDWL